The stretch of DNA AGTCTGGCATCAGGCCGATAAGTACAAGGTACCGAGGATTGCCTTTATAAATAAACTCGACAGAATCGGCGCCAATTTTTTTAATGTGATGGACATGTTGGTGGAGAAGTTCGGCGCAAATCCTATTCCTCTGCAAATACCACTCGGCACGGAAGATGGATTTTACGGTGTCATCGATTTAATCAAAATGAAAGGCATAGTCTGGAGCGATGAAGACCTTGGCGCCACATACAACTTCATCTCAATTCCGGAAAACTATAAAAAGATGGCGCAGGAATACAGGGAAAAACTCTTCGAAAAGCTCTCACTTCTTGATGACCAGCTCATGGAGCTTTATCTCGACGGAAAGGATATTGATGAAACCCTTATTCATGATGTCATAAGAAAAGGTACAATAGCCCTGAAATGCATACCCGTGCTTTGTGGCGCTGCCTTAAGGAACAAAGGTATACAGCCCTTGCTTGATGGAATAATTGAATATCTCCCCTCACCCCTTGAAGTCCCTCCGGTACAGGGTAAAAACCCGGAAACAGGTGAAATAGAATCGAGGGAAGCAAAAAGCGATGAAGACCTCTCTGCGCTTGCATTCAAGGTAGTTATTGAGGAAGGGAGAAAGTTAACATATACAAGGATTTATTCCGGGCAAATTAAAGTAGGAGATGAAGTATATAACGTAAATATCGGAAAGAAAGAGAAAATTTCAAGAATATTTAAAATCCATGCAAATCATAAAGAAAGAATAAATGAAGCAAGAACAGGGGCGATTGTTGGACTGGTAGGATTAAAAGAAACCTCTACCGGCCATACACTGACAAAGAAAAGACCTATTCTTCTGGAGCCTATGGAAATCTATCAGCCGGTGATTTCCATCGCAGTTGAGCCGAAACGGAACATAGATCAGGATAAACTTATGATTGCACTCCAGAAAATTTCTGACGAAGACCCCACGTTTATCCTTAAAACTGATGAAGATGCATACCAGACAGTCGTTTCCGGCATGGGAGAACTGCATCTCGACGTTATTGCACGACGGATAAAGGACGAATTCGGCGTTGAACTTCACGTGGGAAAACCTCAGGTAGTTTATAAGGAAACTATTGAAGGAAACGCCTCGATTGAACATGCATTTGAAAAAATAATTAACAACACCCCCTGTAAAGGTTCGGTTTCACTTGATGTATCATCGAACGAAAGGGGCGGCGGCATCGTTATAATATCACATATTGTAGAAGAACATCCTGCCTTCACTTTCCTCAACACCATTCAGGAAGGTATTATGGAGGCTTCCAATGTAGGGATATTAAAAGGCTTTCCCCTGACAGACATCAAAGTGGATATCAATGATGCCTCATATAATAATCCTGAGTTTGCCCGGCTAACCCTGAAAATAGCCTCCTTTGAAGCATTCAGGAAGGCATGTACAGACGCGAAGCCTGTTCTTCTGGTCCCGATCATGTCTCTCGCAGTAACCGTACCGAATGAATTCATGGGAGAGATTATCGGTGATTTGAATAGTCGAAAATGTCAAATTCTGAATTTAACGACAAAGGACAAAATCACGATAATCCATGCGAATGCCCCATTAACAAAAATGTTCGGCTACTCTACTGATGTGCGTTCACTTTCACAGGGCCGTGCTTCTTTTACTATGTATTTCTCCCATTATGATAAGGTTGAAAATGGATAGGACCAGAGAAATATTGACGTTTTTAAGGGGTGCGGATGATTACATATCGGGAGACATGATCTCTGCAAAACTCGGCATATCGCGAACAGCAGTCTGGAAATACATTAACCAGCTTGAGCATAAAGGATACGGTATCATAAAGCTTAAAGGCAAGGGGTATAGACTTATTGATACGCCTGATAAATTATTTCCATGGGAAATCTACAGGTACCTCGATACCCATTCTATTGTGAAAGAGATCGTATACCAGGACAATATAGATTCTACAAACTCTTACGCATTTAAACTTGCCCTTGGCGGCAAACCGGAAGGCACGTGTGTCGTTGCGGAAGCACAGAGGACCGGAAAGGGAAGACTCAACAGGGTCTGGTTTTCTCCTCCCGGGAAAAATTTATATCTGTCGGTTATTTTGAAACCCCCTGTACATCCCGCAAGGGTCTATCCTATAACATTCATATCGTCCCTTGCCGTGTATGATACAATTGAAAGGGTTACAGGGATAGCGCCAACATTAAAATGGCCCAATGATGTATTAATCCACGGGAAAAAAGTGTGCGGCACCTTACTTGAAATCTCAACCGAAGCAGACATGGTAAGGTTCATTGTCGTCGGGATTGGATTTAATATCAATATGAAGGAAAAAGAGATTGACGAAATGATTAGAAACAAAGCAACTTCTCTTCATATTGAAACAAAAAAAACATACGAAAGGGCTTCGATCTGTGGTATTTTACTCTCCAATCTTGATAAATATTATTCTATTTTTCGGAAAAAAGGAGAACAGGATATATGCAACATCTGGGAAAAGACGGCACAAATCAAAGGGAAATATCTCGAGATAAATCAGATGGGTGAAGTATACAGAGGTGTCTCGGAAGGTATAGATACAAGTGGTGCCATGCTAATCAACATTAATGGTAAAGTAAAAAGGATAATCGCAGGGGATGTATCCTTTTAAAATGCGAAGAGTGCAAGCTTTAATCCTGCCGAAGGCGGGACAAGGTGAAATGCGAAAGGTGAAAAGTAATAGGTAAATTACGAATTACGAATTACGAATTTTTACAAAGGAGATGCAAACATGCTGCTTGTGATTGATATAGGGAATACAAACATTGTTTTCGGTGTTTATGATGACGACAAATTGGTAAATCACTGGAGGCTCAGCACCGCACTTCAGAAGACCGTTGATGAATACGCTATTCTTCTTAACAGCCTGCTTTACTTCGAAAAGATTAAACTCAACGAAATCGACAGCGCTATCATTTCCTGTGTGGTACCTCCCCTTCTCATACCTTTTGAAATACTTTGCAGAAAATACGTCTACGTAAAACCGATTATAGTGGAGCCCGGCATTAAAACGGGCATGCCCATCCAGTATGAAAACCCCCAGGAGGTAGGCGCTGACCGGATAGTGAATGCCGTTGCAGGATACGAAAAACACAAAAAATCTCTTATTATTGTTGATTTCGGCACAGCAACAACTTTTGATTATATAACACCCAAAGGCGATTATATGGGTGGGGCAATTGCCCCTGGAATCATGATATCTCTTGAAGCGCTTTTCGAAAGGGCGTCAAAACTGCCGAGGGTTGAACTCATCAGGCCTAAAAGCATAATAGGGAAAAATACGGTACATGCCATGCAATCAGGCATAACATATGGTTATGTAAGCCTCGTGGACGGAATAGTGTACAAAATGAAAGAAGAGGTTAAAACCAATCCCTATGTTATCGCTACGGGTGGTCTTGCAAGCTTGATGTACAAAGAATCCAATACGCTCGATGAGGTAGATGAATTCCTCACCCTGAAAGGTTTAAAGATTTTGTACGATAAGAATAAAGACTTTCATAAATTCAAATAAAAAAAGGCGGGGATTTAACCCCGCCTTTCCGTTTTATCCTGATTCTATTTTTTACTGATGATCGCTCCACTTTCCGAACTGTTCTCTCAGTATCCTGTGGAGTATCTTGCCTGCGCCGCTTCTTGGCATTTCTTCATCTTTTATAAAGACAATACTTTTTGGAACCTTGAAGCCTGCGATCTTGCCCTTGCAGTGGCCTGTAATTTCTTCAGGTGTTGAGGTCTGACCATCATGCAATACCACGACTGCCATTACCTGTTCGCCCCATTTTTCGTGAGGAACGCCGATGACTGCAACATCTTTTACCTTCTCAAGACCGCCGACACAGTTCTCTACTTCAGACGGAAAGATGTTCTCGCCGCCGGAGATAATCATGTTTGCCTTTCTGTCAACAAGGTAGATGTATCCTTCTTCATCACGGTATCCCATATCGCCTGCGCTGAAGTATTCTCCCTTCATGGCTGCTTTTGTCTTTTCGGGCTCTTTCCAGTATTCTTCAAAAAGCATGGGGCTTCTTGAGTAGAGTTCGCCTACTTCGTTCGGTTTTGTTACAAGGTTTCCATCCTCATCATAGAATTTAATATAGTCGGTACCGATAACCTCGCGACCGCATGAGCCAAGCTTTGTAAGCTGTTCATGGGGTTTGAGGACTGTTACAATGCCTGCTTCCGTAGAGCCATATGCTTCGTTGAGCTCTGAATTGGGGAACATCTTGAGGACGCCAAGCTTTGTATCTCTTCTGGCCGGGGCAGAGGAGATAAGGAGTTTTTTAACGCATGTCAGATCATATTTCTTCTTCACATCGTCCGGTAGTGCAAGCATCATGATGTAATGGGTTGGAACCAATGAGGTAAAGGTGACTTTGTGCTCAGAGAAAGTCTTTAACAGATACTCAGGGTTAAAGCTCACCATGTTGTATGTCATAACGGTACCGCCGACCCAGGTAGCAACAAATGAATAGAAGAGAGAGTTTACGTGACAGCATGGCATGACGAGGAGATTGCAGTCATCATAATTGAACTGGTGATCAAATATCTGGATAAAATACTGGGCAAAGAGATTGGCATGTGTCTTTACAACACCCTTTGGCCTCCCCGTTGTTCCACCTGTATACATGATAACCCATGGATCTTCGGCATCTACTACGGTTGCCGGTTCTTCCGGGCTCGCTTTTGCAAGCGCTTCTTCATAAGAAACAAAACCATCATATTTCTCATTATCCAAGGCAAAGGAGACATAATGCTTTACAGTAGTGAGATTTTTCTTCATTCCGTTAATCTGGTTGATCCAGGGAAATTCTTTCCCGTCTGCTCCATCCTTCCCGCCTTGTACGATAAAAACCTTTGCCTCACAGTGGTTAGTGATATATTCCATATCTACAGGCGCAAGCCTGAACATAAGGGGTACGCAAATAAATCCGCCCTTCGCAGCGGCTGCATAAATCTCCATCCACTCTACACAATTGTATGCAAGCACTGCAAACCTGTCACCCTTCTTCATGCCCATATCGGCAAGTGCATTTGCAAGTCTGCATGATCTCTCGTCCCACTGTTTGAATGTATAAGCCCTGTACAAGTCTTTGATACCGATCTTGTTCGGAAACTTCAGGGCATTTACCCTTACCACGTCTTTTGCTGTTAACCAGCGTCCGTTCCTCATGTTTCGTCCTCCTACAATTATTTTTTAATGATAAATTGTTTCTACAAAAACTGCCTTTACTCAACAAGCTCCAGAAAATGGTACACCTTCTGCGGCATCTTATTTCTCAGAACATTGTCGATTAAATTTATCATGCAACCAGGACATGCTGTAACGACTATATCTGCACCAGTTGCTTTGATGCCGTCCATTTTTTTATCTGCAATCTTCTTTGTAAGGTCATAGTGGTAAACACTGAAGGAACCACCCATACCGCAGCACATATCGGCATTGGGCATTTCAACATATTTCAAGCCTTTTAAAGCCTTCAGGATCATCCTTGGCTGGTCTTTAATGTTCTGATACCTTACAAGGTGGCACGGGTCGTGCCATGTGGCCGTCTTACCTTCAAATTCCTTTTTCAGTTTGAATTCTTCCAGTGGTACCTTCATCACATCAATAATAAACTCGGTGCTGTCTTTCACCTTCTTTTCAAATTCTTCATATCTTTTTTGCTGATCTTCGTTATCAGGGAGGTACTTCTGATAATCTTTCAAAGTGGAACTGCACGTACCGCAACCCGTTACAATATAATCAACATCTTTAAAGGCTTTGATATTTTCTTCTGCAAGCATTCTGCCTGTCTCAAAATCACCGCTGAAATATATGGCAGCTCCGCAGCAGTTCTGACTTTGGGGAACAACCACTTCAATACCCTTTTTTGTCAGGAAATCAATAATCTTCAGCCCCAGTTCAGGATATACAAAGTCCATTGCACACCCCATAAAGAAGCCAACCTTCATTTTTGCTGCCTGACCGTTCTGTGGCTTATAGACAGGTTTAACCATATCACGTAGAAACTTGTCAGCAAGTGCAGGAATATTCCTTCCCTGACCAAGCGCCTTCAAAAAATCGGGTAAGTGTCTGATATTGCCTTCTGTCTTTGGAAGCATCCACTGGAATGCCTTTGCTAATTTTACATATCTTCCAAAGGCCTTTCTGTTGGACATTACCTTCCTAAACGCAAAGTTCTTTACAAAACCCAAACCCTTGTTTTTCACCATCTGGGCCCTTGCCCCCACAACTACCCTGTCAATCTGGGTCTTTGAAGGACAATTAGCTACACATCGTTTGCAGAGAAGGCATTTGCCGATGATTGTGCCCATCTCGTCGGTAAATTCCTGTTTGCCGCTAAGAATCTGTTTGACAAGGTAGTTCTTACCCCTTGCAACGGATGTCTCCATCCTCTCTTCCTGATACACAGGACAGAAAAAGCTGCAAAAACCACATTTCATGCACTGATCTGCAAATTGTTCTATTTTTTTAAGCTCTTTTAGGTCTTTCAAGCCGAACCCCCTTTACACTAATCCCAGATTTTGCCCGGGTTCATAATATTGTTAGGATCAAAGAGTGCCTTAATATCCTTCATCATTTTGACAACGACGGGATCAGTGATCTTACTGAAGAATTTCTGTTTTTCGAGACCTATACCGTGTTCACCTGACAATACACCGCCAAACTCAACTGCCGCCTCAATAATTGCATCCATGGCCTTTACTGCCCTGTCATAATGATCTTTGTTGTTTATATCTGTAAGGATCGCAGGGTGGAGGTTTCCGTCGCCTGCATGACCGAGCACAACAATCTCAACATTGTGTTTCTTCGCAAGCTCTTTGCATCTGTTGATTAAGGCAGGTATCTTTCCTCTCGGTACTGTTACGTCTTCAGCGAAGACTGTTTTTGCCTTGCCGAAAACCGCTGCAAACCCGGCACGTCTTGCAAGCCAGTACTTGTTGGCTTCATCTATGTCTTTTGCCACTCTTGCATCAACGGCGCCATATTTTTTTGTGATCTCCACGATCTTTTCCGTCTCTTTCTCGACTGCTTCAGCAATTCCATCGCATTCAAAAAGAAGGACCGCATCCGCATCCTTCGGGAGGCCCATGGGCATCATTTCTTCAATTCTGTTAATAACCCAGTTATCGAGAAGTTCGATCTTGCCGGGTATTACACC from Pseudomonadota bacterium encodes:
- the fusA gene encoding elongation factor G, whose product is MKKEAQRLRKIRNIGIAAHIDAGKTTVTERILYYTKKTYKIGEVHEGTATMDYLPQEQERGITITSAVTTCDWNDHEIQIIDTPGHVDFTIEVERSLRVLDGMVAVFCGVGGVEPQSETVWHQADKYKVPRIAFINKLDRIGANFFNVMDMLVEKFGANPIPLQIPLGTEDGFYGVIDLIKMKGIVWSDEDLGATYNFISIPENYKKMAQEYREKLFEKLSLLDDQLMELYLDGKDIDETLIHDVIRKGTIALKCIPVLCGAALRNKGIQPLLDGIIEYLPSPLEVPPVQGKNPETGEIESREAKSDEDLSALAFKVVIEEGRKLTYTRIYSGQIKVGDEVYNVNIGKKEKISRIFKIHANHKERINEARTGAIVGLVGLKETSTGHTLTKKRPILLEPMEIYQPVISIAVEPKRNIDQDKLMIALQKISDEDPTFILKTDEDAYQTVVSGMGELHLDVIARRIKDEFGVELHVGKPQVVYKETIEGNASIEHAFEKIINNTPCKGSVSLDVSSNERGGGIVIISHIVEEHPAFTFLNTIQEGIMEASNVGILKGFPLTDIKVDINDASYNNPEFARLTLKIASFEAFRKACTDAKPVLLVPIMSLAVTVPNEFMGEIIGDLNSRKCQILNLTTKDKITIIHANAPLTKMFGYSTDVRSLSQGRASFTMYFSHYDKVENG
- a CDS encoding biotin--[acetyl-CoA-carboxylase] ligase, which gives rise to MDRTREILTFLRGADDYISGDMISAKLGISRTAVWKYINQLEHKGYGIIKLKGKGYRLIDTPDKLFPWEIYRYLDTHSIVKEIVYQDNIDSTNSYAFKLALGGKPEGTCVVAEAQRTGKGRLNRVWFSPPGKNLYLSVILKPPVHPARVYPITFISSLAVYDTIERVTGIAPTLKWPNDVLIHGKKVCGTLLEISTEADMVRFIVVGIGFNINMKEKEIDEMIRNKATSLHIETKKTYERASICGILLSNLDKYYSIFRKKGEQDICNIWEKTAQIKGKYLEINQMGEVYRGVSEGIDTSGAMLININGKVKRIIAGDVSF
- a CDS encoding type III pantothenate kinase, with amino-acid sequence MLLVIDIGNTNIVFGVYDDDKLVNHWRLSTALQKTVDEYAILLNSLLYFEKIKLNEIDSAIISCVVPPLLIPFEILCRKYVYVKPIIVEPGIKTGMPIQYENPQEVGADRIVNAVAGYEKHKKSLIIVDFGTATTFDYITPKGDYMGGAIAPGIMISLEALFERASKLPRVELIRPKSIIGKNTVHAMQSGITYGYVSLVDGIVYKMKEEVKTNPYVIATGGLASLMYKESNTLDEVDEFLTLKGLKILYDKNKDFHKFK
- a CDS encoding AMP-binding protein gives rise to the protein MRNGRWLTAKDVVRVNALKFPNKIGIKDLYRAYTFKQWDERSCRLANALADMGMKKGDRFAVLAYNCVEWMEIYAAAAKGGFICVPLMFRLAPVDMEYITNHCEAKVFIVQGGKDGADGKEFPWINQINGMKKNLTTVKHYVSFALDNEKYDGFVSYEEALAKASPEEPATVVDAEDPWVIMYTGGTTGRPKGVVKTHANLFAQYFIQIFDHQFNYDDCNLLVMPCCHVNSLFYSFVATWVGGTVMTYNMVSFNPEYLLKTFSEHKVTFTSLVPTHYIMMLALPDDVKKKYDLTCVKKLLISSAPARRDTKLGVLKMFPNSELNEAYGSTEAGIVTVLKPHEQLTKLGSCGREVIGTDYIKFYDEDGNLVTKPNEVGELYSRSPMLFEEYWKEPEKTKAAMKGEYFSAGDMGYRDEEGYIYLVDRKANMIISGGENIFPSEVENCVGGLEKVKDVAVIGVPHEKWGEQVMAVVVLHDGQTSTPEEITGHCKGKIAGFKVPKSIVFIKDEEMPRSGAGKILHRILREQFGKWSDHQ
- a CDS encoding (Fe-S)-binding protein: MKDLKELKKIEQFADQCMKCGFCSFFCPVYQEERMETSVARGKNYLVKQILSGKQEFTDEMGTIIGKCLLCKRCVANCPSKTQIDRVVVGARAQMVKNKGLGFVKNFAFRKVMSNRKAFGRYVKLAKAFQWMLPKTEGNIRHLPDFLKALGQGRNIPALADKFLRDMVKPVYKPQNGQAAKMKVGFFMGCAMDFVYPELGLKIIDFLTKKGIEVVVPQSQNCCGAAIYFSGDFETGRMLAEENIKAFKDVDYIVTGCGTCSSTLKDYQKYLPDNEDQQKRYEEFEKKVKDSTEFIIDVMKVPLEEFKLKKEFEGKTATWHDPCHLVRYQNIKDQPRMILKALKGLKYVEMPNADMCCGMGGSFSVYHYDLTKKIADKKMDGIKATGADIVVTACPGCMINLIDNVLRNKMPQKVYHFLELVE